In Flavobacterium cerinum, one genomic interval encodes:
- the nadD gene encoding nicotinate (nicotinamide) nucleotide adenylyltransferase yields the protein MKIGLYFGTFNPIHIGHMIIANHMAENTDMDQIWMVVTPHNPHKKKSSLLDDYHRLQMVFLATETYDKIKPSDIEFKLPQPNYTVNTLAHLQEKYPSHEFALIMGEDNLNSLHKWKNYEVILQNHDIFVYPRISSEIISGEFINHPKIHRVGAPVIELSSTFIRDNIKNGKNIIPMLPSKVWEYIDHNLFYKK from the coding sequence ATGAAGATAGGGCTTTATTTCGGAACTTTTAATCCCATTCATATCGGTCATATGATTATTGCCAACCATATGGCAGAAAACACCGATATGGATCAGATCTGGATGGTAGTCACTCCGCATAATCCGCATAAAAAGAAAAGCAGTTTACTGGATGATTATCATCGCCTGCAAATGGTTTTTCTGGCTACCGAAACATACGATAAGATAAAGCCTTCCGACATTGAATTCAAATTGCCGCAACCGAATTACACCGTAAATACACTGGCTCATTTACAGGAAAAGTATCCGAGCCATGAATTTGCCTTGATCATGGGTGAAGACAATCTGAATTCACTTCACAAATGGAAGAACTACGAGGTGATTTTGCAAAACCACGATATTTTTGTGTACCCGCGAATATCTTCCGAAATAATCTCCGGTGAATTTATTAATCATCCTAAGATTCATCGTGTCGGAGCACCTGTAATCGAATTATCATCTACTTTTATCAGGGATAACATCAAAAACGGGAAAAATATTATTCCGATGCTCCCGTCCAAAGTATGGGAATACATCGATCATAATCTATTTTATAAAAAATAA
- a CDS encoding CvpA family protein, with protein MSFFDILLAAILLYGFIQGFRQGLFTAFASLISLVVGIILAIKFSHLVRSVIENHVSWNPKYIEVTAFGLTFILVVIGIILLAKLFTGIASFAQMGWLNTIAGGVFGILKMALILSILLNLFQKININNYFLSQETMDNSLFYNPIQKTSQMIFPSVQEWYEDFKTIDADKATSPAS; from the coding sequence ATGAGTTTTTTTGACATTCTACTCGCCGCTATTTTACTTTATGGATTTATTCAAGGCTTCCGCCAGGGATTATTCACTGCTTTCGCTTCGTTGATTTCCCTTGTTGTCGGAATTATACTAGCTATCAAATTTTCGCATCTGGTTCGATCGGTTATTGAAAATCATGTTTCCTGGAATCCGAAATATATTGAAGTTACGGCTTTCGGCTTGACCTTTATTCTGGTTGTAATAGGCATTATACTATTGGCCAAATTATTTACCGGAATTGCCAGTTTTGCGCAAATGGGTTGGTTAAACACTATTGCAGGCGGTGTATTCGGAATCTTAAAAATGGCACTGATCCTAAGCATTCTGTTGAATCTTTTTCAGAAAATAAACATCAACAATTATTTCCTTTCGCAGGAAACAATGGACAACTCTTTGTTTTATAATCCGATTCAGAAAACCTCCCAAATGATTTTCCCAAGTGTTCAGGAATGGTATGAGGATTTTAAAACGATCGATGCCGATAAAGCAACTTCACCGGCATCGTAA
- a CDS encoding GH92 family glycosyl hydrolase, with translation MRKILFCLFLLQTATLFSQKNNYAQYVNPFIGTGGHGHTFPGATVPFGMVQLSPDTRIDGSWDGCSGYHYSDSVIYGFSHTHLNGTGVSDFGDIMLMPTMGEPNLDNSQYSSVFSHKNEKATAGYYSVKLDKHNIDVRLTTTTRVGLQEYTFNQSGKANVILDLNHRDKLLMGEVRVIDNQTIEILRRSEAWARDQYVFARIVFSVPMQITTIRNNGFVRPKTTDTFFAGSQLAVSFSKEVKKGEKIQVKVALSPTGYDGAKKNLLAEMPDWDFNKVKEQAEKLWNKELSKIEITSSDKNKNTIFYTALYHTMMQPNIAMDVDGLYRGRDNQLHKAEGFDYYTVFSLWDTFRGAHPLYTLIDKKRTADYINTFIKQYEQGGRLPVWELASNETDCMIGYHSVSVMADAMAKGIKGFDYEKAYQAAKHSAMLDHLGLDAYKKNGFISIDDEHESVSKTVEYAYDDWCIAQMAMLLNKVDDYHYFIKRSQNWKNIFDDQTGFMRPKKNGRWDKPFDPREVNNNFTEGNSWQYSFFVPQDVPGMIEAYGGQDKFEAKLDEMFTAPSATTGREQVDITGLIGQYAHGNEPSHHMAYLYNAIGKPEKTAEKVKYILDTFYKNTPDGLIGNEDCGQMSAWYVLSSMGIYAVTPGIPVWSTTKPYFDKIIIHLEDGTSKTITKKTTADTLKNIGLNTDIVVLNSSPNDQLVPVPVIEADGKAFKDKQTVTLQSGNKSDKLFYSDSSDPQKQFQLYTKPFVITKSATIKAYAENNGRKSNTVTASYFKKENNWTIAIASKNHPQYHAGGPEGLIDGILGTENWRKGDWQGYQGQDFEAVIDLKKEQPVTEINARFLQDSRAWILMPVKVDYYLSDDNVNFKPVASVANTMEAKNTDVTVKSFKASLKNNKARYVKVIARYYGKLPEWHQGAGGEAYIFIDEIQVK, from the coding sequence ATGAGAAAAATTCTTTTTTGCCTCTTTTTACTTCAGACAGCTACGCTGTTTTCGCAAAAAAATAATTACGCACAATACGTTAATCCTTTTATCGGGACGGGTGGTCACGGCCATACTTTTCCTGGCGCTACTGTGCCGTTCGGGATGGTACAACTTTCACCGGATACCCGTATCGACGGAAGCTGGGACGGATGTAGCGGCTATCATTATTCCGATTCTGTTATTTATGGATTTTCCCATACACACTTAAACGGTACCGGTGTTTCCGATTTCGGAGATATCATGCTGATGCCCACAATGGGTGAGCCCAATCTAGATAATAGCCAGTACAGTTCTGTTTTTTCTCATAAAAATGAAAAAGCAACGGCAGGATACTACTCGGTTAAACTGGATAAACATAATATTGATGTCCGATTAACTACTACAACCAGAGTCGGATTGCAGGAATATACATTCAATCAATCCGGTAAAGCGAATGTTATTCTCGATCTGAATCATCGCGATAAACTTTTAATGGGTGAAGTTCGGGTAATTGATAACCAAACTATAGAAATACTGCGCAGAAGTGAAGCATGGGCGAGAGATCAGTATGTTTTTGCCCGAATTGTATTCAGTGTGCCGATGCAAATTACTACTATTCGCAATAACGGATTCGTCCGACCTAAAACTACCGATACCTTTTTTGCCGGTTCACAATTGGCCGTTAGTTTTTCGAAAGAAGTAAAAAAAGGAGAAAAGATTCAGGTAAAAGTAGCATTGTCGCCGACAGGATATGACGGAGCGAAAAAGAACCTGTTAGCCGAAATGCCCGATTGGGATTTTAATAAAGTAAAAGAACAGGCGGAAAAACTTTGGAATAAAGAACTATCCAAAATCGAAATTACATCTTCCGACAAAAATAAAAATACCATTTTCTATACCGCATTATACCACACCATGATGCAACCCAACATCGCTATGGATGTGGATGGCCTGTATCGCGGACGTGATAACCAGTTACACAAAGCAGAAGGATTTGATTATTATACCGTTTTTTCGCTTTGGGATACGTTTAGGGGAGCACATCCGCTTTACACGCTTATTGATAAAAAAAGAACGGCCGATTATATCAATACGTTTATTAAGCAATATGAACAAGGCGGACGTTTACCGGTTTGGGAGCTGGCGTCTAATGAAACGGATTGTATGATCGGATATCACTCGGTTTCGGTTATGGCCGATGCGATGGCTAAAGGAATAAAAGGATTTGATTACGAAAAAGCGTATCAGGCGGCTAAACATAGCGCGATGCTGGATCATTTGGGATTGGATGCCTACAAAAAAAATGGTTTTATCAGTATTGATGATGAACATGAGAGTGTGTCCAAAACGGTTGAGTATGCTTACGATGACTGGTGTATTGCACAAATGGCCATGTTGCTGAATAAAGTAGATGACTATCATTATTTTATCAAACGTTCCCAAAATTGGAAAAATATTTTTGACGATCAGACCGGATTTATGCGTCCGAAGAAAAACGGAAGATGGGACAAACCTTTTGATCCGAGGGAAGTGAACAATAACTTTACAGAGGGAAATAGTTGGCAATATTCCTTTTTTGTACCACAAGATGTACCGGGAATGATCGAAGCTTATGGAGGACAAGATAAGTTTGAAGCAAAACTGGACGAAATGTTTACAGCACCTTCTGCAACAACCGGAAGGGAACAGGTGGACATAACCGGTCTGATCGGGCAATATGCGCACGGTAACGAACCGAGCCATCATATGGCCTATTTGTATAATGCGATCGGAAAACCGGAAAAAACAGCAGAAAAAGTAAAGTATATTTTAGATACGTTCTATAAGAATACACCGGATGGTTTGATCGGAAATGAAGATTGCGGACAAATGAGCGCCTGGTATGTGCTAAGTAGTATGGGGATTTATGCCGTTACTCCGGGAATACCGGTTTGGAGTACTACGAAACCGTATTTTGATAAAATTATAATTCATCTGGAAGATGGAACTTCAAAAACCATCACCAAAAAAACAACAGCAGATACACTTAAAAATATCGGTTTGAATACAGACATTGTTGTACTGAATAGCAGTCCGAATGATCAGTTGGTTCCGGTTCCGGTTATTGAAGCTGATGGTAAGGCTTTTAAAGACAAGCAAACGGTAACGTTACAATCCGGTAATAAATCCGATAAATTGTTTTATTCCGACAGTTCGGATCCGCAAAAACAATTTCAATTGTATACAAAACCTTTTGTAATAACTAAATCGGCTACTATTAAAGCCTATGCTGAAAATAACGGAAGAAAGAGTAATACAGTAACAGCATCGTATTTTAAAAAAGAAAATAACTGGACAATTGCAATAGCTTCGAAAAATCATCCGCAATATCACGCCGGAGGTCCGGAAGGGCTTATCGATGGTATATTGGGAACGGAAAACTGGCGCAAAGGGGATTGGCAGGGTTATCAGGGACAAGATTTTGAAGCGGTAATCGATTTGAAAAAAGAGCAACCGGTTACAGAAATCAACGCTCGTTTTTTACAGGATAGCCGCGCCTGGATCTTAATGCCGGTTAAAGTGGATTATTATCTGTCGGATGACAATGTGAATTTTAAACCGGTCGCTTCTGTTGCCAATACGATGGAGGCAAAAAATACAGATGTAACGGTAAAATCGTTCAAAGCGTCACTAAAAAATAATAAAGCCCGATATGTTAAGGTTATAGCCCGATATTACGGGAAATTGCCCGAATGGCATCAGGGAGCAGGAGGAGAAGCTTATATTTTTATCGATGAGATTCAAGTGAAATAA
- the pheS gene encoding phenylalanine--tRNA ligase subunit alpha has translation MIDKIKEYIGEAQAFTTDNKETLETFRIKFLGSRGLLRDLFAEFKNVPNDQKKEFGQVINLLKTTAEEKVKSIQDALESKEEAKGIYGDLSRPGEPLVIGSRHPISIVKNQIVDIFSNIGFNVSEGPEIEDDWHNFTALNLPEYHPARDMQDTFFIQTNPDILLRTHTSSVQVRYMEGNKPPIRTISPGRVFRNEAVSSRSHCIFHQVEGLYIDQNVSFADLKQTLLYFTKEMFGKSKIRLRPSYFPFTEPSAEVDIYWGLKTETDYRITKGTGWLEIMGCGMVDPNVLKNCGIDADKYNGFAFGMGIERIAMLLYQIGDIRMFYENDVRFLEQFKSSI, from the coding sequence ATGATTGATAAGATTAAAGAATACATTGGTGAAGCGCAGGCTTTTACTACAGATAATAAAGAAACCCTGGAAACATTCCGAATTAAGTTCTTAGGAAGCAGAGGCCTTCTGAGAGACTTATTTGCGGAGTTTAAAAATGTTCCGAACGATCAGAAAAAAGAATTCGGACAGGTGATCAACCTGTTAAAAACGACAGCGGAAGAAAAAGTAAAATCCATTCAGGATGCCTTGGAAAGTAAAGAAGAGGCTAAAGGAATTTACGGAGATCTTTCCCGTCCGGGTGAACCGTTGGTTATTGGTTCGCGTCATCCGATTTCAATCGTGAAAAATCAGATCGTAGATATTTTTTCAAATATCGGATTCAACGTTTCAGAAGGTCCTGAAATTGAAGACGACTGGCATAACTTTACCGCGTTAAATTTACCGGAATACCATCCGGCCCGTGATATGCAGGATACGTTTTTTATTCAGACGAATCCGGATATCTTGTTGCGTACGCACACTTCATCGGTTCAGGTACGTTATATGGAAGGAAATAAACCACCTATCCGTACCATTTCTCCGGGACGTGTTTTCCGTAATGAAGCAGTATCATCCCGTTCACACTGTATTTTCCATCAGGTAGAAGGATTGTATATCGATCAGAATGTTTCGTTTGCCGATTTAAAACAAACCTTGTTATATTTCACAAAAGAAATGTTCGGGAAATCAAAAATCCGTTTGCGTCCGTCTTACTTCCCGTTCACTGAGCCAAGTGCAGAAGTGGATATCTATTGGGGATTGAAAACCGAAACCGATTACCGTATTACAAAAGGAACCGGTTGGTTGGAAATCATGGGATGCGGAATGGTCGATCCTAACGTTTTGAAAAACTGTGGAATCGATGCTGATAAATACAATGGTTTTGCATTCGGTATGGGAATCGAACGAATCGCAATGCTATTATATCAAATCGGAGACATTCGTATGTTCTATGAAAACGATGTCCGGTTTTTAGAACAATTCAAATCCAGCATTTAA
- a CDS encoding iron-containing alcohol dehydrogenase, translating to MLNFELYNPTNLIFGKGQTEKLGQLIPQNSKILLAYGGGSIFKNGVYDQVKNALQGFEIVEFGGIEPNPRYETLMKAVTLIREQKLDFILAVGGGSVIDGVKFISAAVHFDGNPMEILHKRLLIKENAVPFGTVLTLPATGSEMNSGAVITINETQEKLSFGGSALFPKFSICDPTVIASLPKRQLQNGVVDAFTHVMEQYLTYPHDALLQDRIAEGILQTLVEIGPDVVENPTDYKLAANFMWSCTMALNGLIQKGVPTDWATHMIGHELTALYEIDHARTLAIIGPNLYRALFETKKEKLAQYGERIWKVSGTTVEEKATEAIEKTVQFFHKMGMDTKISNYTSDYKKTADFIVDRFNERGWKAMGERQNITLEKVREIVEMSY from the coding sequence ATGCTAAACTTTGAATTATATAACCCGACCAATTTAATTTTTGGAAAAGGGCAAACAGAAAAACTAGGCCAACTAATTCCGCAAAACAGTAAAATATTATTAGCCTACGGTGGTGGAAGTATTTTTAAAAACGGTGTTTACGACCAGGTTAAAAATGCATTACAAGGATTTGAAATCGTAGAATTCGGCGGTATTGAACCGAACCCTCGCTATGAAACCTTAATGAAAGCGGTAACCCTTATTCGTGAGCAAAAACTTGATTTTATTTTAGCTGTTGGTGGCGGTTCGGTTATCGATGGTGTAAAATTCATTTCAGCGGCGGTTCATTTTGACGGAAATCCGATGGAAATTCTACACAAAAGATTACTGATAAAGGAAAATGCAGTACCATTCGGAACCGTATTAACCTTACCGGCTACAGGTAGTGAGATGAATTCCGGTGCTGTAATTACGATTAATGAAACTCAGGAAAAATTATCATTTGGCGGTTCGGCATTATTCCCGAAATTTTCTATTTGTGATCCTACCGTTATCGCATCACTTCCGAAACGTCAACTACAAAACGGTGTTGTAGATGCCTTTACACACGTGATGGAACAATACCTGACGTATCCGCACGATGCCTTATTACAGGATCGTATTGCTGAAGGAATTTTACAAACTTTAGTCGAAATCGGACCGGATGTTGTAGAAAATCCAACCGACTATAAACTGGCAGCTAACTTTATGTGGAGTTGTACAATGGCATTAAACGGTTTAATTCAAAAAGGAGTTCCGACGGATTGGGCGACACATATGATTGGCCATGAGTTAACGGCTTTATACGAAATTGACCATGCCCGTACGTTAGCTATTATTGGTCCGAACTTGTATCGCGCCTTGTTTGAAACTAAAAAAGAAAAACTGGCACAATACGGTGAACGTATCTGGAAGGTATCCGGAACTACAGTTGAAGAAAAAGCAACAGAAGCTATCGAAAAAACCGTTCAGTTTTTCCATAAAATGGGAATGGACACCAAGATTTCCAACTATACATCCGACTATAAAAAGACGGCCGATTTTATTGTAGATCGTTTTAACGAAAGAGGATGGAAAGCGATGGGAGAACGTCAGAACATCACTTTGGAAAAAGTTCGCGAAATTGTTGAAATGAGCTACTAA
- a CDS encoding NAD(P)H-dependent glycerol-3-phosphate dehydrogenase — MSDHPKFAVIGGGSWATAIAKMLCVNLSEIAWYMRSTYAIEHIKQNRHNPNYLSSVEFDTNKLILTNDINEAVAYADYVIFAIPSAFLSGELEKLTVSLKDKIIFSAIKGIVPETSLIVGEHFHKTYDIPYDNIGVITGPCHAEEVALERLSYLTIACGDMKTAKVMAKNLNSHYIKTKISDDIVGTEYAAMLKNIYSIAAGIAHGLGYGDNFQALLMSNAIREMKKFIKKVHKMKRNINDSAYLGDLLVTGYSVFSRNRMFGNMIGKGYTVKSAQMEMSMVAEGYYATKSAHKLNEEYKAKTPIIDAVYDILYEGKEPKKVFKKLTEKLD, encoded by the coding sequence ATGAGTGACCATCCAAAATTTGCAGTAATAGGCGGGGGAAGTTGGGCTACGGCCATTGCAAAGATGTTATGTGTAAACCTTTCGGAAATAGCATGGTACATGAGAAGTACCTATGCCATTGAACATATTAAACAAAACAGACACAATCCGAATTACCTGAGTTCTGTTGAATTCGATACCAATAAATTAATTTTAACGAACGATATTAACGAGGCTGTTGCCTATGCCGATTATGTGATTTTTGCTATTCCATCGGCTTTTTTAAGCGGCGAACTGGAAAAGTTAACCGTTAGTCTTAAAGACAAGATCATTTTTTCGGCTATTAAAGGAATTGTTCCTGAGACGAGCTTAATTGTAGGGGAACATTTTCATAAAACCTACGATATTCCGTATGACAATATCGGTGTTATTACCGGTCCGTGCCATGCTGAAGAGGTTGCTTTAGAACGTTTATCCTATCTGACCATAGCTTGCGGAGACATGAAAACCGCTAAAGTGATGGCTAAAAACCTGAACAGCCATTATATCAAAACAAAAATTTCCGATGATATTGTCGGAACCGAATATGCCGCCATGTTAAAAAACATCTATTCCATTGCTGCGGGTATTGCTCATGGTTTGGGATATGGCGACAATTTCCAGGCTTTATTGATGAGTAATGCGATTCGGGAGATGAAAAAATTCATCAAGAAAGTGCATAAAATGAAACGTAATATTAACGATTCGGCTTATCTGGGTGATTTACTGGTAACCGGTTATTCTGTTTTTTCACGTAACCGAATGTTCGGAAACATGATCGGGAAAGGATACACGGTAAAATCGGCACAAATGGAGATGAGTATGGTCGCTGAAGGCTATTATGCTACAAAAAGTGCGCATAAGCTTAATGAAGAATACAAAGCCAAAACCCCTATAATTGACGCTGTTTACGATATATTATACGAAGGAAAAGAACCTAAAAAAGTATTTAAAAAACTGACGGAAAAATTAGATTAA
- a CDS encoding TerC/Alx family metal homeostasis membrane protein, producing MDHLINHPGILTAFSIIILVMLLLDLGVFNKKSHVVSNREALIWSVVWISLAMGFSGVIYYFMGLEQFTQFQSAYWIEKALSVDNLFVFILVFGFFNVPKELHHKVLFWGIIGALVFRAIFIFTGVELINMTYLPEMTIFGHAASINVVLSIFGIFLIVAGIKSWFAEDGDDGDKDFTKSPGARLIHRFFKVSENYDGDKFFTVKNGIRMATPLLVVVAVIEFTDLIFAVDSIPAIFAIAPNDPFILYTSNIFAILGLRALYFLLANFMYMFSRLKYGLAVILSFIGIKMLISPFLHISSPVSLMIVASILVLSVIASLLFPVKE from the coding sequence ATGGACCATTTAATCAATCATCCGGGTATTTTAACCGCGTTTTCAATTATCATCCTAGTCATGCTGCTGCTTGACCTCGGAGTTTTCAACAAAAAAAGTCATGTCGTTTCCAACAGAGAAGCTTTAATCTGGTCTGTTGTATGGATCTCACTTGCTATGGGATTCAGCGGCGTTATTTATTACTTTATGGGTCTGGAGCAGTTTACCCAATTCCAATCGGCTTATTGGATCGAAAAGGCTTTATCGGTAGACAACCTCTTTGTGTTTATCCTCGTTTTCGGGTTCTTTAATGTTCCGAAAGAGCTGCATCATAAAGTATTATTCTGGGGAATTATCGGTGCATTGGTTTTCAGAGCCATCTTTATTTTCACCGGAGTCGAATTAATTAACATGACCTATCTTCCGGAGATGACGATTTTCGGTCATGCAGCCAGTATTAATGTGGTGTTGTCCATTTTTGGTATCTTCCTGATTGTAGCCGGTATTAAATCCTGGTTTGCAGAAGACGGAGATGACGGAGACAAAGATTTTACAAAAAGTCCGGGTGCCCGCCTTATCCACCGCTTTTTTAAAGTAAGCGAAAACTATGACGGTGATAAATTTTTCACGGTTAAAAACGGAATCCGAATGGCGACTCCGTTATTAGTTGTGGTAGCTGTAATCGAATTTACGGACCTTATTTTTGCGGTTGACAGTATTCCGGCGATCTTCGCCATTGCACCAAACGATCCGTTTATCCTTTACACTTCGAATATTTTCGCCATTTTAGGCCTTAGAGCGCTTTATTTCTTACTAGCCAACTTCATGTATATGTTTAGTCGCTTAAAGTATGGATTGGCCGTTATTTTGAGTTTTATCGGTATTAAAATGCTTATCTCTCCGTTCCTTCATATTTCCTCTCCTGTTTCATTAATGATTGTAGCCAGTATTCTGGTTCTTTCGGTAATCGCCTCGTTGCTTTTCCCGGTTAAGGAGTAA
- a CDS encoding nicotinic acid mononucleotide adenyltransferase, which produces MKTIKLLLVLLLVPIVFSSCTVRYNDDYIDDGLTLPQLMNRYELWYVDYDRTTGNGDIPFLSRAFTISFANGTLFANNNLVGIGSTGNGYGINVGYYDFYPDAIRFFHNVYGQYNLEVQRLSANEIRLYDRSQNTSYYLVGYQRNGFDYNRLFYDNISYFLQEYKAWEKVYTSQYGALNDFDRENFVQFLSSGNNFRSSQDASGTPVNAIYWDFTGLYGIFNVPGRPYEKTLTLDYDFWGNEAFKLTVINDSRIRLFHQASGTTYEFQGRGFIQYLKEGGMKRVKQNELKLS; this is translated from the coding sequence ATGAAAACGATAAAATTACTCTTAGTGTTATTGCTTGTTCCGATTGTGTTTTCATCGTGTACCGTTCGTTACAATGATGATTATATTGATGATGGATTGACGTTACCGCAATTAATGAATCGCTATGAATTATGGTATGTAGATTATGACCGGACGACCGGTAACGGAGATATTCCTTTTTTATCTCGTGCTTTTACGATTTCCTTTGCAAACGGAACGTTGTTTGCGAATAATAATCTTGTCGGAATCGGCTCAACCGGTAATGGCTATGGAATTAATGTTGGCTATTACGATTTCTATCCGGACGCCATCCGTTTTTTTCATAATGTTTACGGACAATATAATCTGGAAGTCCAACGGTTAAGTGCGAATGAAATCCGATTGTATGACAGAAGTCAGAATACATCCTATTATCTGGTAGGTTATCAGCGAAACGGTTTTGATTACAACCGATTGTTTTACGATAACATTTCTTATTTCTTACAGGAATATAAGGCTTGGGAAAAAGTATACACCAGTCAATATGGTGCTTTGAATGATTTCGACCGCGAAAATTTTGTTCAGTTTCTTTCATCCGGAAATAATTTCAGATCATCTCAGGATGCTTCCGGAACACCGGTTAATGCGATATATTGGGACTTTACAGGGCTTTACGGAATTTTTAATGTCCCGGGAAGACCCTACGAAAAAACTTTAACATTAGATTATGATTTCTGGGGCAATGAAGCCTTTAAATTGACCGTTATTAATGACAGTAGAATTCGATTGTTTCATCAGGCTTCGGGGACTACCTACGAATTTCAGGGAAGAGGATTTATCCAATATCTGAAAGAAGGCGGTATGAAGCGGGTGAAGCAAAATGAACTCAAGTTAAGTTAA
- the gmk gene encoding guanylate kinase, whose protein sequence is MTTGGKLIVFSAPSGSGKTTIVRHLLGKEDLNLEFSISATSRAPRGEEINGTDYYFMSLEDFKKHIKAEDFLEWEEVYRDNFYGTLKTEVERIWAKGKNVIFDIDVAGGLRIKKKFPEQTLAVFVKPPSVDELKIRLKKRSTESEDKINMRIAKASVELATAPQFDRIIKNYDLDTAKQEAYELVRDFVQ, encoded by the coding sequence TTTCGGCTCCGTCCGGTTCCGGAAAAACAACAATTGTCAGACATCTACTGGGAAAAGAAGATCTTAACCTTGAATTTTCAATATCGGCTACTTCCCGTGCCCCGAGAGGAGAAGAAATTAACGGTACCGATTATTACTTTATGTCACTGGAAGATTTTAAAAAGCACATTAAAGCGGAAGATTTTTTAGAGTGGGAAGAAGTATACCGCGATAATTTTTACGGCACATTAAAAACGGAAGTAGAACGGATCTGGGCCAAAGGCAAAAATGTTATTTTCGACATCGATGTAGCCGGAGGTTTACGAATTAAGAAAAAATTCCCGGAACAAACTCTGGCCGTTTTCGTAAAACCGCCAAGTGTAGACGAACTTAAAATCCGATTGAAAAAACGTTCTACGGAGAGCGAAGACAAAATCAATATGCGTATTGCCAAAGCTTCAGTAGAATTGGCAACTGCACCTCAATTTGACAGAATCATTAAAAATTACGATCTGGACACAGCAAAACAGGAAGCTTACGAACTGGTTCGTGATTTTGTACAATAA